Proteins encoded by one window of Hylaeus volcanicus isolate JK05 chromosome 7, UHH_iyHylVolc1.0_haploid, whole genome shotgun sequence:
- the LOC128880522 gene encoding ankycorbin isoform X2, whose translation MDTKTPPIPLKVQEKPKPKQQETVADVSLPPLTPYRNHRQKQRTTGSQWSRDAPSAVRYQDHQKKRPYRVLQIGATPLMHACQQGDRARVLRLLKEQEETIGYRDRTLRNTLHYCMDAGTGGAVAAAAPELVNAPDAEGHTPLHLAVIAGDTQLVAVLLANGADVNARDLEGHSVLHWATVCGEAECVRLVLAAGAQPSTPDLRGGSPLHYAAQCCGAAATAELAVPKKVGLKVLQTLLEFGADVNAKDEDGRQPILWAASAGSVEAVLALARAGGSAAAGAADKDGLTALHCAASRGHARCVEALVNLCGAHPDHVDDNGCSALHYAATLGHADATALILKLGADPNRQDRKGRTPALCAAAKGQLETLKILAQHGGSLYARTVRGTGVAHEAVASGRIELIKWLAKKRPGTLDVATHDGKTPLHVAALHGHLDVCKVLLDNGARINAVLRTSKGNIMTALDTALYRGHRDCAKLIQMHGGTTAQQLKMQKIGPNKVFAARLQMRHVDSSTDTESSPRRRGRGLKLPELYYEEQWIEKRTRRRGNLKKLVRQDSRSFSEEEVRMSKTSLKKDHQRRARSESARYDEDDTDRKLRRKRSKKRSTRSKRNSSDSSVDSERCERVEDHSKEKSETRREESKTDKSNGTEDKEDSKKDDEEDESVSDDSLEMVVVKRSVEKKCEKVVSGRRSKTPRESSKETKFTKTQRSTRRKLKSNRSKSSNNGDSTTDRMQSSDKGQGTKESESHERETPRTSIDEDKNKDSPGKIIESRYRKDVTDSTSQETVERVVVTAVVHKDQPPDTPKMVLESTKEVTFDDRLRTEVIEAEVVSRDAGASKVDDIVEQTGESRSNLVTKAASLRKDVEEMRQQVTQERTQRQDRRRSLHEGDLASAKQRRDEEDAGQRQGEKESRKDHGKGEARTDESGKDKTSSTEETESRRQEGVDETGRLDAHAATESEVSTLDSRKQNQRLQSQPEGDSASKSESTTSQADETLDKVFHEDKTDASERTSKEEYDESEERSKSESSKDERKTQKEVTTPRTAVEDIPPSEEEDKKPTPRETESKSKTEPGTIRRKPSIDEKKSKSSSRQSSSSASPSKSAGGRKRREIGKKRESSTKKVSTKSTEKTSKDAEMEAPKAQDADKEVTGSTMKNTSILVESSSKESPDDKEQADSARGKSVEFSSASRDSALMEEGDDRSLSVDTPVATKRKLSGEEEAVKDTSPAKSNLDDQTESEDAKKSKKRSVEDALTGEKESFRYIDESSSSSPKSAQARRSRPSTGKARHGRSSSRASAKKSLFESSEERSPDRSAIVAVIESPEWDDEDEEIAKEIREVIGEDDEHETEPEEDNEIGVVRVLPSTSEEETSRTGPDVRRASITDSLPQVQPTRTRLTRIQSPQESRTNRLLGKQRRDSGGRDSGIEPSPRVSRIPRRRIMKCCPNTEKQQSLNMDTITRDVQISLRRYHLERKIFFQLMELKRLQIRHGRANEQVLIKRQVDAFHKAGMAGPTLGVAKYDQPLTFRHFEAFLYDQLRKLQRRPATPDFCTEAKQCTQKTHRCHHATSAYTSFPAYTYHYNCSRWGRPRTRGSSSED comes from the exons ATGGACACTAAGACACCGCCGATCCCGTTGAAGGTCCAGGAGAAGCCTAAACCGAAGCAGCAAGAGACGGTGGCCGACGTGTCCCTGCCCCCGCTGACACCTTACAGAAATCATCGGCAGAAGCAGAGAACGACCGGGAGCCAATGGTCGCGTGATGCGCCCAGCGCCGTACGGTATCAGGATcatcagaaaaaaaggccttaCAG AGTGCTGCAAATCGGCGCAACGCCCTTGATGCACGCTTGCCAACAGGGTGACAGAGCAAGGGTCCTGAGACTGCTCAAAGAGCAAGAGGAGACGATAGGGTACAGAGATCGCACTCTGAGGAACACGCTTCATTACTGCATGGACGCAGGAACCGGAGGTGCCGTTGCCGCTGCGGCACCGGAACTAGTGAATGCGCCCGACGCCGAGGGGCACACGCCTCTTCATTTGGCTGTCATCGCCGGCGACACACAATTGGTAGCCGTGTTGCTTGCCAACGGTGCCGACGTGAACGCCAGGGACTTGGAGGGCCACAGCGTTCTTCATTGGGCAACTG TGTGTGGAGAAGCAGAGTGTGTTCGGCTGGTGCTAGCAGCGGGAGCTCAACCCTCGACGCCTGATCTCCGCGGGGGATCTCCTCTTCACTATGCCGCTCAATGTTGCGGCGCGGCCGCGACTGCGGAGCTCGCGGTGCCCAAGAAGGTTGGATTAAAAGTTCTCCAAACCCTCTTGGAATTCGGTGCCGATGTAAACGCGAAAGACGAAGACGGAAGGCAGCCGATACTATGGGCCGCGAGTGCTGGCAGCGTTGAGGCTGTCTTAGCATTGGCTAG agCCGGTGGTTCAGCTGCCGCGGGAGCTGCGGACAAGGATGGTCTCACAGCTCTTCACTGCGCCGCTTCCAGAGGCCACGCCAG GTGCGTGGAAGCTTTGGTGAACCTATGCGGTGCTCACCCAGACCACGTGGACGATAATGGTTGCTCAGCTCTGCATTATGCAGCCACTCTTGGGCACGCTGACGCCACGGCTCTAATTCTGAAACTAGGGGCTGATCCCAATCGACAGGATCGAAAGGGTAGAAC CCCTGCCCTTTGCGCAGCAGCCAAGGGTCAACTGGAGACCCTGAAGATCCTGGCCCAGCACGGAGGTTCCCTTTACGCGAGGACTGTCCGTGGCACAGGTGTAGCTCACGAGGCTGTAGCTTCTGGTAGAATCGAGCTGATAAAGTGGCTGGCGAAGAAGCGTCCAGGGACATTGGACGTTGCCACGCACGACGGGAAGACACCTTTGCACGTGGCGGCTCTTCATGGTCATCTAGATGTCTGCAAGGTCCTCTTGGACAATGGCGCGAGGATCAACGCTGTCCTTCGAACCAGCAAGGGCAATATTATGACTGCGCTGGATACTGCCCTGTATAGAGGGCACAGAGACTGCGCGAAGTTGATTCAAATGCACGGTGGGACTACTGCCCAGCAGTTGAAGATGCAGAAAATTGGACCGAACAAAG TGTTCGCAGCGAGATTGCAAATGAGACACGTGGATAGTAGCACCGACACCGAGAGCAGCCCTCGTAGACGAGGTCGTGGCTTGAAACTTCCGGAGCTCTACTATGAGGAGCAATGGATCGAGAAAAGAACACGAAGAAGGGgaaatttgaagaaacttGTTCGTCAGGATAGTCGAAGTTTTAGCGAGGAAGAAGTAAGAATGTCGAAGACATCTTTAAAGAAGGATCATCAAAGGAGAGCTCGAAGTGAATCGGCAAG ATACGACGAAGACGACACGGACCGTAAAttaagaagaaagagaagtaAAAAGAGGTCGACGAGATCCAAGCGAAACTCCAGCGATTCCTCGGTAGACTCGGAGCGTTGCGAACGCGTCGAAGATCACTCGAAAGAAAAGTCAGAAACGCGAAGAGAAGAGAGTAAAACGGACAAGAGTAATGGAACGGAAGATAAAGAGGACTCGAAGAAGGACGACGAAGAGGACGAAAGCGTAAGCGACGACAGTCTGGAAATGGTGGTAGTAAAGAGATCCGTGGAAAAGAAGTGTGAAAAGGTGGTGTCTGGAAGAAGATCAAAGACACCCAGGGAGAGTTCCAAGGAGACCAAATTTACGAAGACGCAAAGGAGCACCAGAAGAAAGCTGAAGTCGAACAGATCAAAATCTTCCAACAATGGCGATAGTACGACAGATCGAATGCAATCCTCGGACAAAGGACAAGGGACGAAGGAGTCCGAATCTCACGAACGAGAGACCCCGAGGACCTCGATTGACGAAGACAAGAACAAGGACAGCCCTGGGAAGATAATCGAGAGTCGATACAGGAAGGACGTAACCGACAGCACCAGCCAGGAAACCGTCGAACGAGTCGTTGTGACGGCTGTGGTTCACAAGGATCAACCTCCCGACACGCCCAAGATGGTGCTAGAGAGCACCAAGGAAGTGACCTTCGACGACAGGCTGAGAACGGAGGTGATAGAGGCCGAAGTGGTCTCCAGAGACGCTGGCGCGAGCAAAGTTGACGATATAGTTGAGCAAACTGGCGAATCGCGCAGCAATCTTGTAACAAAGGCGGCCAGCTTGAGGAAAGATGTCGAAGAAATGAGGCAGCAAGTTACTCAAGAGAGGACTCAACGCCAGGATAGAAGACGGAGTCTCCACGAAGGAGATCTTGCATCTGCGAAACAAAGACGAGATGAAGAAGACGCGGGGCAGAGACAGGGCGAAAAGGAGTCCAGAAAAGATCACGGTAAAGGAGAAGCAAGGACGGATGAAAGTGGAAAAGATAAGACATCTTCTACCGAGGAAACGGAAAGCAGGAGACAGGAAGGAGTAGATGAAACAG GCAGGTTAGACGCACACGCGGCAACCGAGTCGGAAGTTTCCACGCTGGATTCTCGAAAACAGAATCAACGACTCCAGAGTCAGCCGGAAGGCGATTCTGCTTCCAAATCCGAATCAACGACATCCCAAGCTGACGAGACTCTCGACAAAGTGTTCCACGAAGATAAAACAGACGCATCCGAGCGTACTTCCAAAGAGGAATACGACGAGTCAGAGGAAAGGAGTAAATCGGAGAGTTCTAAGgatgaaagaaaaactcaGAAGGAAGTCACCACGCCGAGAACCGCTGTAGAGGACATTCCGCCGTCGGAGGAGGAAGATAAAAAGCCAACGCCGAGGGAAACCGAGAGTAAATCTAAAACTGAACCAGGAACCATCAGGAGGAAGCCATCGATCGATGAAAAGAAATCTAAATCGTCCTCGAGACAATCTAGCAGCAGTGCCAGTCCGTCGAAGAGCGCTGGAGGTCGGAAGAGGAGGGAAATCGGTAAAAAACGGGAGTCCTCCACGAAAAAGGTGTCGACAAAATCGACAGAGAAGACAAGTAAGGACGCCGAGATGGAGGCACCAAAGGCGCAGGATGCTGACAAAGAAGTCACAGGGAGTACAATGAAGAATACGAGTATTCTAGTGGAAAGCTCGAGCAAGGAGTCGCCAGATGATAAGGAACAAGCGGATTCAGCTCGAGGGAAGTCTGTGGAGTTCTCTTCGGCATCGAGGGACTCTGCCCTGATGGAAGAGGGCGACGACAGATCCCTAAGCGTCGATACACCAGTCGCTACTAAAAGAAAACTGTCTGGTGAAGAGGAAGCTGTCAAAGACACATCTCCCGCGAAGTCCAATCTAGATGATCAGACGGAGAGTGAAGACGCAAAGAAGAGCAAAAAACGTTCCGTCGAAGACGCGTTGACGGGAG AAAAGGAGAGCTTCCGGTACATTGACGAAAGCTCGTCGAGTTCTCCCAAATCAGCACAGGCGAGACGATCGAGGCCCTCGACAGGAAAGGCTAGGCATGGGAGATCGTCCTCCAGAGCATCAGCGAAGAAGAGTTTATTCGAGAGTTCGGAAGAACGGTCACCCGATAGGAGCGCCATAGTCGCGGTCATCGAGAGCCCAGAGTGggacgacgaggacgaagaGATAGCAAAAGAAATCCGAGAAGTGATCGGAGAGGATGATGAGCACGAGACAGAGCCTGAAGAGGACAATGAAATAGGAGTTGTGAGAGTACTGCCCAGTACGAGCGAGGAAGAGACATCTCGAACGGGCCCTGATGTCCGTAGAGCATCCATTACTGACTCGTTGCCTCAA GTACAGCCCACTCGTACTCGTTTGACGCGAATCCAAAGTCCTCAGGAGAGCAGGACTAACCGATTGCTAGGGAAACAGCGGCGTGACAGTGGCGGTAGAGACAGCGGTATCGAGCCCAGCCCAAGAGTGTCGAGGATACCAAGACGAAGGATCATGAAGTGTTGCCCCAACACCGAGAAACAGCAATCTCTGAATATGGACACCATCACCAGGGACGTGCAGATCAGTTTACGACGATACCACCTGGAAAGGAAGATTTTTTTTCAGTTGATGGAACTGAAGAGATTACAAATACGTCATGGCAGGGCGAACGAGCAAGTTCTAATCAAGAGACAG GTGGACGCTTTCCATAAAGCGGGAATGGCTGGACCAACCCTGGGCGTGGCGAAGTACGATCAACCCTTGACATTcag ACACTTCGAGGCCTTTCTGTACGATCAGCTCAGAAAACTCCAAAGAAGACCAGCCACTCCAGACTTTTGCACCGAGGCGAAGCAGTGTACCCAGAAAACTCATCGCTGTCATCACGCAACAAGTGCTTACACGTCGTTTCCTGCGTACACATATC ATTATAATTGCAGTAGGTGGGGCCGTCCAAGAACAAGGGGATCTTCTTCCGAAGATTGA
- the LOC128880522 gene encoding ankycorbin isoform X1, translated as MDTKTPPIPLKVQEKPKPKQQETVADVSLPPLTPYRNHRQKQRTTGSQWSRDAPSAVRYQDHQKKRPYRVLQIGATPLMHACQQGDRARVLRLLKEQEETIGYRDRTLRNTLHYCMDAGTGGAVAAAAPELVNAPDAEGHTPLHLAVIAGDTQLVAVLLANGADVNARDLEGHSVLHWATVCGEAECVRLVLAAGAQPSTPDLRGGSPLHYAAQCCGAAATAELAVPKKVGLKVLQTLLEFGADVNAKDEDGRQPILWAASAGSVEAVLALARAGGSAAAGAADKDGLTALHCAASRGHARCVEALVNLCGAHPDHVDDNGCSALHYAATLGHADATALILKLGADPNRQDRKGRTPALCAAAKGQLETLKILAQHGGSLYARTVRGTGVAHEAVASGRIELIKWLAKKRPGTLDVATHDGKTPLHVAALHGHLDVCKVLLDNGARINAVLRTSKGNIMTALDTALYRGHRDCAKLIQMHGGTTAQQLKMQKIGPNKVFAARLQMRHVDSSTDTESSPRRRGRGLKLPELYYEEQWIEKRTRRRGNLKKLVRQDSRSFSEEEVRMSKTSLKKDHQRRARSESARYDEDDTDRKLRRKRSKKRSTRSKRNSSDSSVDSERCERVEDHSKEKSETRREESKTDKSNGTEDKEDSKKDDEEDESVSDDSLEMVVVKRSVEKKCEKVVSGRRSKTPRESSKETKFTKTQRSTRRKLKSNRSKSSNNGDSTTDRMQSSDKGQGTKESESHERETPRTSIDEDKNKDSPGKIIESRYRKDVTDSTSQETVERVVVTAVVHKDQPPDTPKMVLESTKEVTFDDRLRTEVIEAEVVSRDAGASKVDDIVEQTGESRSNLVTKAASLRKDVEEMRQQVTQERTQRQDRRRSLHEGDLASAKQRRDEEDAGQRQGEKESRKDHGKGEARTDESGKDKTSSTEETESRRQEGVDETGRLDAHAATESEVSTLDSRKQNQRLQSQPEGDSASKSESTTSQADETLDKVFHEDKTDASERTSKEEYDESEERSKSESSKDERKTQKEVTTPRTAVEDIPPSEEEDKKPTPRETESKSKTEPGTIRRKPSIDEKKSKSSSRQSSSSASPSKSAGGRKRREIGKKRESSTKKVSTKSTEKTSKDAEMEAPKAQDADKEVTGSTMKNTSILVESSSKESPDDKEQADSARGKSVEFSSASRDSALMEEGDDRSLSVDTPVATKRKLSGEEEAVKDTSPAKSNLDDQTESEDAKKSKKRSVEDALTGEKESFRYIDESSSSSPKSAQARRSRPSTGKARHGRSSSRASAKKSLFESSEERSPDRSAIVAVIESPEWDDEDEEIAKEIREVIGEDDEHETEPEEDNEIGVVRVLPSTSEEETSRTGPDVRRASITDSLPQVQPTRTRLTRIQSPQESRTNRLLGKQRRDSGGRDSGIEPSPRVSRIPRRRIMKCCPNTEKQQSLNMDTITRDVQISLRRYHLERKIFFQLMELKRLQIRHGRANEQVLIKRQVDAFHKAGMAGPTLGVAKYDQPLTFRHFEAFLYDQLRKLQRRPATPDFCTEAKQCTQKTHRCHHATSAYTSFPAYTYLGGAVQEQGDLLPKIESRGKGQMTVEVTHGEEKQIIALPAERLDRTKKYYVTFTVKGEAHETDKPKSSTGVQRNAKSV; from the exons ATGGACACTAAGACACCGCCGATCCCGTTGAAGGTCCAGGAGAAGCCTAAACCGAAGCAGCAAGAGACGGTGGCCGACGTGTCCCTGCCCCCGCTGACACCTTACAGAAATCATCGGCAGAAGCAGAGAACGACCGGGAGCCAATGGTCGCGTGATGCGCCCAGCGCCGTACGGTATCAGGATcatcagaaaaaaaggccttaCAG AGTGCTGCAAATCGGCGCAACGCCCTTGATGCACGCTTGCCAACAGGGTGACAGAGCAAGGGTCCTGAGACTGCTCAAAGAGCAAGAGGAGACGATAGGGTACAGAGATCGCACTCTGAGGAACACGCTTCATTACTGCATGGACGCAGGAACCGGAGGTGCCGTTGCCGCTGCGGCACCGGAACTAGTGAATGCGCCCGACGCCGAGGGGCACACGCCTCTTCATTTGGCTGTCATCGCCGGCGACACACAATTGGTAGCCGTGTTGCTTGCCAACGGTGCCGACGTGAACGCCAGGGACTTGGAGGGCCACAGCGTTCTTCATTGGGCAACTG TGTGTGGAGAAGCAGAGTGTGTTCGGCTGGTGCTAGCAGCGGGAGCTCAACCCTCGACGCCTGATCTCCGCGGGGGATCTCCTCTTCACTATGCCGCTCAATGTTGCGGCGCGGCCGCGACTGCGGAGCTCGCGGTGCCCAAGAAGGTTGGATTAAAAGTTCTCCAAACCCTCTTGGAATTCGGTGCCGATGTAAACGCGAAAGACGAAGACGGAAGGCAGCCGATACTATGGGCCGCGAGTGCTGGCAGCGTTGAGGCTGTCTTAGCATTGGCTAG agCCGGTGGTTCAGCTGCCGCGGGAGCTGCGGACAAGGATGGTCTCACAGCTCTTCACTGCGCCGCTTCCAGAGGCCACGCCAG GTGCGTGGAAGCTTTGGTGAACCTATGCGGTGCTCACCCAGACCACGTGGACGATAATGGTTGCTCAGCTCTGCATTATGCAGCCACTCTTGGGCACGCTGACGCCACGGCTCTAATTCTGAAACTAGGGGCTGATCCCAATCGACAGGATCGAAAGGGTAGAAC CCCTGCCCTTTGCGCAGCAGCCAAGGGTCAACTGGAGACCCTGAAGATCCTGGCCCAGCACGGAGGTTCCCTTTACGCGAGGACTGTCCGTGGCACAGGTGTAGCTCACGAGGCTGTAGCTTCTGGTAGAATCGAGCTGATAAAGTGGCTGGCGAAGAAGCGTCCAGGGACATTGGACGTTGCCACGCACGACGGGAAGACACCTTTGCACGTGGCGGCTCTTCATGGTCATCTAGATGTCTGCAAGGTCCTCTTGGACAATGGCGCGAGGATCAACGCTGTCCTTCGAACCAGCAAGGGCAATATTATGACTGCGCTGGATACTGCCCTGTATAGAGGGCACAGAGACTGCGCGAAGTTGATTCAAATGCACGGTGGGACTACTGCCCAGCAGTTGAAGATGCAGAAAATTGGACCGAACAAAG TGTTCGCAGCGAGATTGCAAATGAGACACGTGGATAGTAGCACCGACACCGAGAGCAGCCCTCGTAGACGAGGTCGTGGCTTGAAACTTCCGGAGCTCTACTATGAGGAGCAATGGATCGAGAAAAGAACACGAAGAAGGGgaaatttgaagaaacttGTTCGTCAGGATAGTCGAAGTTTTAGCGAGGAAGAAGTAAGAATGTCGAAGACATCTTTAAAGAAGGATCATCAAAGGAGAGCTCGAAGTGAATCGGCAAG ATACGACGAAGACGACACGGACCGTAAAttaagaagaaagagaagtaAAAAGAGGTCGACGAGATCCAAGCGAAACTCCAGCGATTCCTCGGTAGACTCGGAGCGTTGCGAACGCGTCGAAGATCACTCGAAAGAAAAGTCAGAAACGCGAAGAGAAGAGAGTAAAACGGACAAGAGTAATGGAACGGAAGATAAAGAGGACTCGAAGAAGGACGACGAAGAGGACGAAAGCGTAAGCGACGACAGTCTGGAAATGGTGGTAGTAAAGAGATCCGTGGAAAAGAAGTGTGAAAAGGTGGTGTCTGGAAGAAGATCAAAGACACCCAGGGAGAGTTCCAAGGAGACCAAATTTACGAAGACGCAAAGGAGCACCAGAAGAAAGCTGAAGTCGAACAGATCAAAATCTTCCAACAATGGCGATAGTACGACAGATCGAATGCAATCCTCGGACAAAGGACAAGGGACGAAGGAGTCCGAATCTCACGAACGAGAGACCCCGAGGACCTCGATTGACGAAGACAAGAACAAGGACAGCCCTGGGAAGATAATCGAGAGTCGATACAGGAAGGACGTAACCGACAGCACCAGCCAGGAAACCGTCGAACGAGTCGTTGTGACGGCTGTGGTTCACAAGGATCAACCTCCCGACACGCCCAAGATGGTGCTAGAGAGCACCAAGGAAGTGACCTTCGACGACAGGCTGAGAACGGAGGTGATAGAGGCCGAAGTGGTCTCCAGAGACGCTGGCGCGAGCAAAGTTGACGATATAGTTGAGCAAACTGGCGAATCGCGCAGCAATCTTGTAACAAAGGCGGCCAGCTTGAGGAAAGATGTCGAAGAAATGAGGCAGCAAGTTACTCAAGAGAGGACTCAACGCCAGGATAGAAGACGGAGTCTCCACGAAGGAGATCTTGCATCTGCGAAACAAAGACGAGATGAAGAAGACGCGGGGCAGAGACAGGGCGAAAAGGAGTCCAGAAAAGATCACGGTAAAGGAGAAGCAAGGACGGATGAAAGTGGAAAAGATAAGACATCTTCTACCGAGGAAACGGAAAGCAGGAGACAGGAAGGAGTAGATGAAACAG GCAGGTTAGACGCACACGCGGCAACCGAGTCGGAAGTTTCCACGCTGGATTCTCGAAAACAGAATCAACGACTCCAGAGTCAGCCGGAAGGCGATTCTGCTTCCAAATCCGAATCAACGACATCCCAAGCTGACGAGACTCTCGACAAAGTGTTCCACGAAGATAAAACAGACGCATCCGAGCGTACTTCCAAAGAGGAATACGACGAGTCAGAGGAAAGGAGTAAATCGGAGAGTTCTAAGgatgaaagaaaaactcaGAAGGAAGTCACCACGCCGAGAACCGCTGTAGAGGACATTCCGCCGTCGGAGGAGGAAGATAAAAAGCCAACGCCGAGGGAAACCGAGAGTAAATCTAAAACTGAACCAGGAACCATCAGGAGGAAGCCATCGATCGATGAAAAGAAATCTAAATCGTCCTCGAGACAATCTAGCAGCAGTGCCAGTCCGTCGAAGAGCGCTGGAGGTCGGAAGAGGAGGGAAATCGGTAAAAAACGGGAGTCCTCCACGAAAAAGGTGTCGACAAAATCGACAGAGAAGACAAGTAAGGACGCCGAGATGGAGGCACCAAAGGCGCAGGATGCTGACAAAGAAGTCACAGGGAGTACAATGAAGAATACGAGTATTCTAGTGGAAAGCTCGAGCAAGGAGTCGCCAGATGATAAGGAACAAGCGGATTCAGCTCGAGGGAAGTCTGTGGAGTTCTCTTCGGCATCGAGGGACTCTGCCCTGATGGAAGAGGGCGACGACAGATCCCTAAGCGTCGATACACCAGTCGCTACTAAAAGAAAACTGTCTGGTGAAGAGGAAGCTGTCAAAGACACATCTCCCGCGAAGTCCAATCTAGATGATCAGACGGAGAGTGAAGACGCAAAGAAGAGCAAAAAACGTTCCGTCGAAGACGCGTTGACGGGAG AAAAGGAGAGCTTCCGGTACATTGACGAAAGCTCGTCGAGTTCTCCCAAATCAGCACAGGCGAGACGATCGAGGCCCTCGACAGGAAAGGCTAGGCATGGGAGATCGTCCTCCAGAGCATCAGCGAAGAAGAGTTTATTCGAGAGTTCGGAAGAACGGTCACCCGATAGGAGCGCCATAGTCGCGGTCATCGAGAGCCCAGAGTGggacgacgaggacgaagaGATAGCAAAAGAAATCCGAGAAGTGATCGGAGAGGATGATGAGCACGAGACAGAGCCTGAAGAGGACAATGAAATAGGAGTTGTGAGAGTACTGCCCAGTACGAGCGAGGAAGAGACATCTCGAACGGGCCCTGATGTCCGTAGAGCATCCATTACTGACTCGTTGCCTCAA GTACAGCCCACTCGTACTCGTTTGACGCGAATCCAAAGTCCTCAGGAGAGCAGGACTAACCGATTGCTAGGGAAACAGCGGCGTGACAGTGGCGGTAGAGACAGCGGTATCGAGCCCAGCCCAAGAGTGTCGAGGATACCAAGACGAAGGATCATGAAGTGTTGCCCCAACACCGAGAAACAGCAATCTCTGAATATGGACACCATCACCAGGGACGTGCAGATCAGTTTACGACGATACCACCTGGAAAGGAAGATTTTTTTTCAGTTGATGGAACTGAAGAGATTACAAATACGTCATGGCAGGGCGAACGAGCAAGTTCTAATCAAGAGACAG GTGGACGCTTTCCATAAAGCGGGAATGGCTGGACCAACCCTGGGCGTGGCGAAGTACGATCAACCCTTGACATTcag ACACTTCGAGGCCTTTCTGTACGATCAGCTCAGAAAACTCCAAAGAAGACCAGCCACTCCAGACTTTTGCACCGAGGCGAAGCAGTGTACCCAGAAAACTCATCGCTGTCATCACGCAACAAGTGCTTACACGTCGTTTCCTGCGTACACATATC TAGGTGGGGCCGTCCAAGAACAAGGGGATCTTCTTCCGAAGATTGAGAGTCGTGGAAAAGGACAAATGACG GTGGAAGTAACTCATGGGGAGGAGAAGCAGATAATAGCTCTTCCTGCTGAAAGACTGGATCGTACCAAAAAATATTACGTCACGTTCACTGTCAAAGGGGAAGCACACGAAACGGACAAGCCTAAATCGTCGACCGGTGTTCAAAGAAATGCCAAAAGCGTTTAA